GGAGCTAGTGAGGGGACAGGGCTTATTGAGTTATACTCCCCATCCAAGGCAGAGGAGGATAGAGTTCCCACTGTCTGTTTCCTGGCTCAACAAATGTTGGTATACAGGTTTTTTTCACCCCAGAATAGAAGCACAGCTGACTGGGGTAGGGGGTTGGGGACAGTTAAGGGTCAGAGATCTCAGAGATCAGAAGCCATGGGCCTCCAAGTGCAGGGTGACTGAAGCTGCTGGAGGTTGCATCTTCTTCTTAAGCCGGTTGAAGTCCTTGGCTGAACGCCACAGCCAGGTCTGCAGCTCCTTCAGCAGCCAGAAGTCATCCATCTTCTGGAGGAAGTCACTGTGGGCAGGGCCAGGGGCCCAGGCTGGCTCAGTCCCTGGCAGAGGCTGGGGCAGTGGGTAACCAAGAGCTGCCATGACACCTGCAATGCTGCCCAGCAGGCCCTGGAGACTGGTACAGAAATGGGCCAGGCTGCGTCGTAGTTCTGCTGTGGCAGCTTGACGGTTGAGGCCACGCAAGTAACACAGGAGGTGGCTGTAGGCCTCATAGTTCTGGGTCAGCCGCAGTTTGTCATTGAGGCTTCGCCACACTTCCAAGTTGACAGTGGCCCTGGGCAGGGTTTCTGCCCCCAACCGAGGAGGATTGAAGTCAGGCTCATTGAAAGGGGGCCCCAGGTAGTTCAGCTGTGAAAAGGAGAGGgcggtggggagggaggagagcagagcTGCCAGTCTGCCAC
The DNA window shown above is from Cricetulus griseus strain 17A/GY chromosome 3, alternate assembly CriGri-PICRH-1.0, whole genome shotgun sequence and carries:
- the Clcf1 gene encoding cardiotrophin-like cytokine factor 1 isoform X1; translation: MDLRAGDSWGMLACLCTVLWHLPAVPALNRTGDPGPGPSIQKTYDLTRYLEHQLRSLAGTYLNYLGPPFNEPDFNPPRLGAETLPRATVNLEVWRSLNDKLRLTQNYEAYSHLLCYLRGLNRQAATAELRRSLAHFCTSLQGLLGSIAGVMAALGYPLPQPLPGTEPAWAPGPAHSDFLQKMDDFWLLKELQTWLWRSAKDFNRLKKKMQPPAASVTLHLEAHGF
- the Clcf1 gene encoding cardiotrophin-like cytokine factor 1 isoform X3, which encodes MLACLCTVLWHLPAVPALNRTGDPGPGPSIQKTYDLTRYLEHQLRSLAGTYLNYLGPPFNEPDFNPPRLGAETLPRATVNLEVWRSLNDKLRLTQNYEAYSHLLCYLRGLNRQAATAELRRSLAHFCTSLQGLLGSIAGVMAALGYPLPQPLPGTEPAWAPGPAHSDFLQKMDDFWLLKELQTWLWRSAKDFNRLKKKMQPPAASVTLHLEAHGF